Proteins encoded together in one Diabrotica undecimpunctata isolate CICGRU chromosome 3, icDiaUnde3, whole genome shotgun sequence window:
- the LOC140435745 gene encoding uncharacterized protein: MPFLIAASKALSKGINFSVISLSIPTEKIICQTEEAISHLPSDQAEAARQDVVRILRTSKPTPSNIRLSKRRALKELYNYPDIVILPADKGNSTVILNSSNYFDKMFELLNFTDYKRVPYDPTTYLENTTKPIIKKSTLSPDIKKSLIPTEKSSQIPRI; this comes from the exons ATGCCTTTTTTG ATAGCAGCTAGCAAAGCTCTGTCAAAAGGCATAAATTTTTCTGTCATTTCTCTTTCCATcccaactgagaaaattatttgtcaaactgaagaagctatttctcatCTTCCTTCTGACCAAGCCGAAGCTGCCAGACAAGATGTGGtcagaattctccgtacttctAAACCCACACCGTCAAATATCCGTCTTTCAAaaagacgtgccctcaaagaactttataacTACCCTGACATTgtcatccttccggccgacaaaggtaattCCACCGTTATTCTCAACTCttctaattatttcgacaaaatgttcgAACTTCTTAATTTCACAGACTACAAACGAGTCCCATACGATCCTACCACCTATCTAGAAAACACGACCAAACCCATCATAAAGAAGTCTACTCTATCTCcagacatcaaaaaatctcttatacccacaGAAAAATCATCTCAAATTCCAAGAATATAA